In one window of Anaerolineales bacterium DNA:
- a CDS encoding ATP-binding cassette domain-containing protein has translation MQPRLKVYNISKYIGSLPVLEHVSFEVFPGEVVGLVGRSGAGKSLLASIITGLSMPDTGTMIFEGRKVQWPFHAQKLGVEAIHQRPRLAEHLDITANIFLGRELRIPILGRRLNILDRRRMNNEAARILEQLNFRFPSLREKVANLSSEQRQMLSIAQVMTHTAKLIVVDEPTK, from the coding sequence ATGCAACCGAGATTGAAAGTCTATAACATTTCGAAGTACATCGGTTCGCTGCCGGTCTTAGAGCACGTAAGCTTTGAGGTGTTCCCCGGAGAAGTCGTGGGGCTGGTCGGCAGGAGCGGCGCGGGAAAATCCCTGCTGGCCAGCATCATAACCGGATTATCGATGCCGGATACGGGAACCATGATCTTCGAAGGACGCAAGGTTCAATGGCCCTTTCACGCGCAAAAATTGGGCGTTGAAGCCATCCACCAGAGACCGCGTCTGGCTGAGCATCTCGACATCACAGCCAATATCTTCCTTGGCAGAGAATTGCGGATCCCGATCCTCGGGCGGCGTCTGAACATCCTCGACCGGCGCAGGATGAACAACGAAGCGGCGCGCATCCTCGAGCAACTCAATTTCCGATTTCCCTCGCTGCGCGAAAAAGTGGCCAATTTATCCAGCGAACAACGGCAGATGCTTTCCATCGCCCAGGTGATGACCCATACGGCGAAGTTGATCGTCGTGGATGAGCCTACAAAGTAG
- the uvrA gene encoding excinuclease ABC subunit UvrA, with protein MTQDHIQVVGAREHNLKNISVDIPRNKLVVISGISGSGKSSLAFDTIFAEGQRRYVESLSAYARQFLGQLDKPDVDYIEGLSPAVSINQRGVSHNPRSTVGTVTEVYDYLRLLFARAGIPHCPICNREVRQQSAQEIVDAVEALPADSRVLILAPLIRGRKGTHRAVFDEVRRSGFVRVRVDGVMQSVDDEIELDRYKTHTIEVVVDRLIVEADAEHASENGFRSRLTDSIETALRWGDGTMLVADVTSEQEPKITPYSEFLACPEHGTMLSEIEPRTFSFNTPHGACPECQGLGIKLEIDPDRIIPDRSISIADGAVAALEWSNQSRERRGYYWQMVEAVAEHYGVSLDAPVAELEDEKLDLILYGTNNEKLPVHYVNTEGRKTTFKTTFEGVIGNLERRYQETQSDAVRNRIQEFMAERPCPSCGGRRLRAEALAVLLDGMNIVEITKWPVQRTLKWVQKLQGDDSPLSDRQRKIADRVLKEIADRLGFLVNVGLDYLTLDRSASTLSGGEAQRIRLATQIGSRLMGVLYVLDEPSIGLHPRDNKRLIRTLEEMRDLGNSVLVVEHDEATIRAADWVIDLGPGAGESGGEIMAEGTVAQVTRNKNSVTGQFLAGNLCIDTPKERRTGNGHTLSVLGARENNLKDIDVDIPLGTFVCITGVSGSGKSTLMVEVLYKALAQKLHGGRQQPGAYSALEGVEFVDKVINIDQSPIGRTPRSNPGTYTGVFDHVRALFAELPESKVRGYKPGRFSFNVHGGRCEACQGQGQLRIEMQFLPDVYVPCEVCHGARFNRETLQVRFKEHSIADILDMTIHEAAEFFEAFPAIVRKLDTLQEVGLGYIKIGQPAPTLSGGEAQRVKLSRELSKRSTGHTLYVLDEPSVGLHAADVYKLIDVLQRLVDQGNTVLIIEHHPDIIKVADWVIDLGPEGGDQGGEIVAVGTPEELSGVAASYTGQFLREQLK; from the coding sequence ATGACACAAGACCACATCCAAGTTGTAGGTGCACGGGAACACAATCTGAAGAATATCTCCGTCGACATTCCTCGCAATAAACTCGTCGTGATATCCGGCATATCCGGATCAGGTAAATCATCGCTCGCCTTCGACACCATTTTCGCAGAAGGCCAACGCCGTTACGTTGAATCCCTCTCTGCATACGCACGCCAATTTCTCGGCCAGCTCGACAAGCCTGACGTGGATTACATCGAGGGGCTTTCTCCCGCTGTATCGATAAATCAACGCGGGGTGTCCCACAATCCTCGATCCACAGTCGGAACCGTGACGGAAGTGTATGATTATCTGCGTCTGCTTTTTGCACGCGCCGGAATCCCACACTGTCCCATCTGCAATCGAGAAGTGCGCCAGCAATCGGCGCAGGAGATCGTAGATGCCGTCGAGGCGCTGCCGGCCGACTCGCGCGTGTTGATCCTGGCGCCGTTGATTCGCGGCCGCAAAGGGACACACCGTGCGGTTTTCGACGAAGTGCGAAGGTCGGGTTTCGTGCGTGTACGGGTGGATGGCGTGATGCAATCCGTCGACGACGAGATCGAGCTGGATCGCTACAAAACGCACACCATCGAAGTCGTCGTGGATCGTCTCATCGTCGAAGCAGATGCCGAACATGCATCGGAAAACGGATTCCGGTCACGCCTCACGGATTCGATCGAGACGGCACTGCGTTGGGGTGATGGCACGATGCTCGTCGCCGACGTTACTTCAGAGCAGGAACCCAAAATCACGCCGTATTCGGAGTTCCTTGCCTGCCCCGAGCACGGCACGATGCTCTCGGAGATCGAGCCACGCACATTCTCTTTCAACACGCCCCACGGCGCATGTCCGGAATGCCAGGGATTGGGAATTAAACTGGAGATCGATCCCGATCGCATCATCCCCGATCGATCCATTTCCATTGCCGACGGCGCGGTCGCCGCACTGGAATGGTCCAACCAAAGCCGCGAACGTAGAGGCTATTACTGGCAGATGGTCGAAGCCGTCGCCGAGCACTATGGCGTGAGCCTCGATGCGCCGGTCGCAGAACTCGAAGACGAAAAATTGGATTTGATCCTGTATGGGACGAACAACGAAAAATTACCCGTTCATTACGTGAACACTGAAGGCCGCAAAACGACATTCAAGACGACTTTCGAAGGCGTGATCGGAAATCTCGAGCGGCGCTATCAGGAGACGCAGTCCGATGCGGTTCGCAACCGGATTCAAGAATTCATGGCCGAGCGGCCGTGTCCCTCCTGCGGCGGCCGGCGCTTGCGCGCAGAAGCCCTGGCCGTTCTTTTGGACGGCATGAACATCGTCGAGATCACGAAGTGGCCCGTCCAACGCACCCTGAAGTGGGTACAGAAATTACAGGGAGACGACAGTCCATTGTCCGACCGTCAACGGAAAATCGCCGATCGAGTGCTGAAAGAGATCGCCGATCGTCTCGGCTTCCTGGTGAACGTTGGCCTGGATTACCTCACCCTCGACCGTTCGGCGAGCACGCTCTCCGGCGGCGAGGCGCAGCGCATCCGGCTGGCGACCCAGATTGGATCGCGTTTGATGGGCGTGCTCTACGTGCTCGACGAACCCTCCATCGGCCTTCATCCCCGCGACAACAAACGCCTCATCCGGACACTGGAGGAGATGCGCGATCTGGGCAACTCCGTGCTCGTCGTCGAGCACGACGAAGCCACCATCCGCGCTGCGGATTGGGTCATCGATCTGGGTCCGGGAGCCGGCGAATCCGGTGGAGAAATCATGGCGGAAGGCACGGTAGCTCAAGTCACGCGCAACAAGAATTCGGTTACCGGGCAATTCCTCGCCGGAAATCTCTGCATCGACACTCCCAAGGAACGGCGCACAGGAAACGGACACACCCTGTCCGTCCTCGGCGCACGCGAGAACAACCTCAAGGACATCGACGTCGACATCCCCCTGGGAACGTTTGTATGCATCACGGGCGTTTCAGGCTCCGGCAAATCCACGCTGATGGTGGAGGTGCTTTACAAAGCGTTGGCGCAGAAACTGCACGGGGGACGGCAGCAGCCGGGTGCCTATTCCGCACTCGAAGGGGTCGAATTCGTAGACAAGGTCATCAACATCGACCAGAGTCCGATTGGCCGCACGCCGCGCTCCAACCCCGGCACGTACACAGGTGTTTTCGATCACGTGCGCGCGTTGTTCGCCGAGTTGCCCGAATCCAAAGTGCGCGGCTATAAGCCGGGACGTTTCTCTTTCAACGTCCACGGCGGCCGCTGTGAAGCCTGCCAGGGACAGGGACAACTGCGCATCGAAATGCAGTTCCTGCCGGATGTGTACGTGCCGTGCGAGGTATGCCACGGCGCCCGCTTCAACCGCGAGACTCTGCAGGTGCGCTTCAAAGAACATTCCATTGCCGACATCCTCGACATGACCATCCATGAAGCCGCAGAGTTTTTCGAGGCATTTCCGGCGATCGTACGCAAACTCGATACGTTGCAGGAGGTGGGGCTGGGCTACATCAAAATCGGCCAGCCGGCACCCACCTTATCCGGTGGCGAGGCCCAACGCGTGAAACTCTCGCGCGAACTCTCGAAACGCAGCACCGGCCACACACTCTACGTTCTCGACGAGCCTTCTGTGGGATTGCACGCTGCGGATGTGTATAAATTGATCGACGTGCTGCAGCGCCTGGTGGACCAGGGCAACACCGTCTTGATCATCGAGCACCATCCCGACATCATCAAAGTCGCCGACTGGGTGATCGATCTCGGCCCGGAAGGGGGAGATCAGGGCGGAGAAATCGTCGCGGTCGGAACCCCGGAAGAGCTCAGCGGCGTGGCCGCATCGTATACCGGTCAATTTTTGCGAGAGCAGTTGAAATAG
- a CDS encoding ABC transporter permease, producing MDIWNNVLEALDSLASNKLRSGLTVLGIVIGVGAVIAMLAIGTGAQNTITGSISGIGTNLLFVVRGGSQEIRNPKPLTLADAEAIRDPFVAPSVVGVAPVLQGTVEVSYAGEGDLTTGYGVTPDYQSVRNVELAEGEFISEVHLLGRAAVAVIGPDVADELFGRRQGVLGETIRVEGQPFRVIGVTVSKGGSEFSNEDNQIIVPLSTAQVRLLRRNRDAVDMILVQAISPENVTTASDEIAAILRARHRTPIGEDDFTIFTQQDFLETAEQITNVLTVFLGGIAAISLLVGGIGIMNIMLVSVTERTREIGLRKAVGARKRDILFQFLTESALLSMMGGLIGIGLGWGLSQIVGAIAAASDAELNPSMGLDAILLATLFSAAVGVFFGLYPAKRAADLQPVEALRSE from the coding sequence ATGGACATCTGGAACAACGTCCTCGAAGCGCTGGATAGTCTCGCCAGCAACAAGCTGCGCTCCGGCCTGACGGTACTGGGTATCGTTATCGGCGTCGGGGCGGTGATTGCCATGCTGGCGATCGGCACCGGCGCGCAAAACACGATCACGGGATCGATCAGCGGCATTGGGACCAATTTGCTTTTCGTTGTGCGCGGCGGATCCCAGGAAATCCGCAATCCCAAGCCGTTGACCCTGGCGGATGCTGAAGCGATACGCGATCCGTTCGTGGCTCCTTCCGTGGTCGGCGTGGCTCCCGTGCTTCAAGGTACGGTCGAGGTCAGTTACGCTGGGGAGGGAGATCTGACCACAGGCTACGGCGTCACACCGGACTATCAAAGTGTGCGCAACGTTGAACTCGCGGAAGGGGAGTTCATCAGCGAAGTGCATCTTCTCGGACGGGCCGCCGTGGCTGTCATCGGCCCGGACGTCGCCGATGAATTGTTCGGCCGAAGGCAGGGCGTGCTCGGTGAAACCATACGCGTCGAAGGGCAGCCGTTTCGTGTCATTGGCGTCACCGTTTCGAAGGGTGGATCCGAGTTTTCAAACGAGGACAATCAGATCATCGTGCCGTTGTCCACCGCACAAGTTCGCTTGCTGCGCAGGAACCGAGACGCGGTGGACATGATTCTGGTCCAGGCGATCAGTCCGGAGAATGTCACCACGGCGAGCGACGAAATCGCCGCCATACTGCGCGCCCGTCACCGCACGCCAATCGGCGAAGACGATTTCACTATTTTCACGCAGCAGGATTTCCTCGAAACGGCGGAACAGATCACCAACGTACTTACGGTCTTCCTGGGTGGGATCGCGGCGATCTCGCTGCTCGTCGGTGGGATCGGGATCATGAACATCATGCTCGTGTCGGTAACGGAGCGCACGCGGGAAATCGGCCTACGCAAGGCGGTCGGTGCACGCAAACGCGACATTCTGTTTCAATTCCTCACCGAATCGGCGTTGTTGAGCATGATGGGAGGCTTGATCGGCATCGGCCTGGGTTGGGGATTGTCGCAAATCGTCGGTGCGATCGCAGCCGCTTCGGATGCCGAATTGAACCCCAGCATGGGCCTGGATGCGATATTGCTGGCGACGCTGTTCTCGGCGGCCGTCGGCGTATTCTTCGGCCTCTATCCGGCAAAACGCGCCGCCGATCTGCAACCCGTCGAGGCGCTGCGTTCCGAATAA
- a CDS encoding ABC transporter permease, whose amino-acid sequence MEDKKTLKLANLKVIMRFVATFGLLAIGEILVIITDGIDLSVGSMTALTGVLAATFMVKGVGPIPPLAILPSILLVLTFSGLVGRWHGFCVTKLQIPSFIITLGTWLVARGMAKFITRGYPIVFPLDFPFLELGQGEIFQIPVMFIILVVVAVIAAFILRSTTLGRHIYAVGGNIEAARVAGINVDRVRSFCYISSGVMAGLVGLLLASRLGQGTPTVGSTYELWAIAATVIGGTSLRGGEGTITGAILGAAIMGVMFNGMVIVNMSPYVQETVLGAVLVIAVTYDMWRRRRSTN is encoded by the coding sequence ATGGAAGATAAAAAGACCCTGAAGCTGGCAAATCTGAAAGTGATCATGCGTTTTGTGGCGACGTTTGGCCTCCTGGCGATCGGCGAAATTCTGGTCATCATCACAGACGGAATCGATTTATCCGTGGGATCGATGACCGCATTGACCGGCGTGCTTGCGGCAACCTTTATGGTGAAAGGTGTGGGACCCATTCCGCCTTTGGCCATCTTGCCTTCCATCCTGCTCGTACTTACTTTTTCGGGTCTCGTTGGCAGATGGCATGGCTTCTGCGTCACCAAGCTGCAAATTCCTTCTTTTATCATCACCCTGGGTACCTGGTTGGTCGCCAGGGGCATGGCGAAGTTCATCACGCGCGGATATCCGATTGTCTTCCCTCTGGATTTCCCGTTTCTGGAACTGGGACAAGGTGAGATCTTTCAGATACCCGTAATGTTCATCATCCTGGTCGTCGTAGCCGTAATCGCGGCTTTCATACTTCGCTCCACGACACTCGGCCGGCACATCTATGCCGTAGGGGGAAATATCGAAGCTGCGCGCGTGGCCGGAATCAACGTCGATCGGGTACGCAGTTTTTGCTACATAAGCAGTGGCGTCATGGCCGGGTTGGTGGGATTGCTCCTGGCTTCCCGCCTGGGCCAAGGCACACCGACCGTCGGATCCACGTACGAATTATGGGCCATTGCGGCTACGGTCATCGGAGGAACAAGCCTGCGGGGGGGTGAAGGGACGATAACCGGGGCAATCCTCGGCGCAGCCATCATGGGGGTCATGTTCAACGGCATGGTCATCGTCAATATGTCTCCATACGTACAGGAGACCGTCTTGGGTGCCGTGCTGGTGATCGCGGTTACTTACGATATGTGGCGGCGCAGGCGCAGCACGAACTGA
- a CDS encoding response regulator translates to MNKVRTLLADDHALVREGIRNALKNLSHVSIIAEVGDGPALMAALHDTNPDLLLLDVTMPEFKPVEAIHQICSDYPDMKILVISAYDDDVYVQGLMQAGVDGYLLKDQSLGDLQLAIDRVLADEKWVSSRVIDKLVRISERTSAAPASPLTSRQRDILRLLQQGLDNQSIAQRMNLSIKTIENHLTRIYRQLDVQSRLEAVKYANHHPDILGLPGQIATQEPPTMKASDQSAVTLLLVDDNARYRYQLRRMIGKVCTQALIYEAENIDETVNLVQHITPHLVLIDVVLGDEDGIHCTRRIKAISSKPRVVLISAYPDREFHRLGLEAGAVAFLDKKDLDAASLRELIEDVMR, encoded by the coding sequence ATGAACAAAGTACGCACCCTCTTGGCAGACGATCACGCCCTCGTTCGTGAAGGTATCCGCAACGCCTTGAAGAACCTTTCCCATGTAAGCATTATTGCTGAAGTCGGCGACGGACCCGCGTTGATGGCAGCCTTGCACGACACGAATCCCGACTTGCTACTTTTGGACGTCACCATGCCGGAGTTCAAGCCCGTCGAAGCCATTCATCAAATTTGCAGCGACTATCCGGATATGAAAATCCTGGTGATCAGCGCATACGACGACGACGTGTACGTACAGGGGTTGATGCAAGCGGGTGTCGACGGATACCTGCTGAAAGACCAATCTCTGGGTGACTTACAGCTTGCAATCGACCGGGTGTTGGCCGATGAGAAGTGGGTCTCGAGCCGGGTGATCGATAAATTGGTGCGGATTTCGGAAAGAACGTCAGCTGCACCCGCCTCACCGCTGACCTCCCGACAGCGCGACATCCTGCGCTTGCTGCAACAGGGCCTCGACAATCAAAGCATCGCCCAACGCATGAACCTCAGTATTAAAACGATTGAGAATCACCTTACCCGCATCTATCGCCAGCTCGATGTTCAGAGCCGCCTCGAAGCTGTCAAATACGCCAATCATCACCCAGATATCCTTGGATTGCCGGGACAGATCGCCACGCAAGAGCCTCCAACCATGAAAGCCTCCGATCAAAGCGCCGTAACGCTTTTGTTGGTCGATGATAACGCCCGCTATCGCTATCAATTACGACGCATGATCGGCAAGGTTTGCACTCAGGCTTTGATCTATGAAGCCGAAAACATCGACGAAACCGTGAACCTGGTCCAACACATCACTCCGCACTTGGTTTTGATAGACGTTGTCCTGGGGGATGAAGACGGCATCCACTGCACGCGCCGCATCAAAGCGATTTCATCCAAACCCCGAGTAGTTCTCATCAGCGCTTATCCCGATCGTGAGTTTCACCGGTTGGGCCTGGAGGCCGGCGCGGTCGCATTTCTGGACAAGAAAGACCTCGACGCTGCTTCGCTGCGCGAACTGATTGAAGACGTAATGCGATAG
- a CDS encoding sensor histidine kinase: MAALVGTTNRQQLTPAIWALDNYYRAREQAENLRHQQRLLEQNLAVQDTRIRSLIEQMTEQVKALDQANIALQDAHRRLLTEREQERKHLARELHDQLIQDLLSVNYQLEESEAHADVGPELKEDLLQIRNTIRMFVSDLRRICSDLRPPTIDSLGLGSALQSYTQDWSERTGIDLTLNLDSNLGRLPEAIELSIFRIVQEGLNNVRKHAMANRIDVTLEHTSVRALMISISDDGSGLQDDFDLSALSREGHFGLLGISERVALLGGRLDMKNKPEGGLLLQAEIPHPRVDLPVKMAEER, from the coding sequence GTGGCTGCGCTGGTAGGCACCACAAACCGGCAGCAGCTCACGCCTGCCATCTGGGCGCTCGACAATTACTACCGCGCCCGAGAGCAAGCAGAAAATCTGCGCCACCAACAAAGACTTCTCGAACAGAATCTTGCGGTGCAGGACACCCGCATCCGCAGTCTCATCGAACAAATGACCGAACAGGTAAAGGCGCTGGATCAGGCGAACATCGCCTTGCAAGATGCGCATCGGCGGTTGCTCACCGAACGCGAACAGGAACGCAAACATTTAGCCAGAGAACTGCACGATCAATTGATTCAGGACTTACTGAGCGTAAATTACCAGTTGGAGGAAAGTGAAGCGCACGCCGATGTCGGCCCGGAACTCAAGGAGGATCTCCTTCAAATCCGCAACACCATCCGCATGTTCGTCTCCGACCTGCGCAGGATCTGCAGCGATCTGCGTCCGCCGACAATTGACAGCCTTGGATTGGGCTCTGCACTGCAATCCTACACGCAAGATTGGAGTGAGCGCACGGGCATCGATCTGACGCTCAACCTGGACAGCAATTTGGGTCGTTTGCCCGAAGCGATCGAATTGTCGATTTTCCGCATCGTACAGGAGGGTCTCAACAACGTTCGCAAACACGCCATGGCCAATCGCATCGACGTCACGCTTGAACACACATCCGTCCGCGCCTTGATGATCTCCATATCCGATGACGGCAGCGGACTGCAGGACGACTTCGATCTCTCTGCCCTTTCGAGGGAGGGACACTTCGGGCTGTTGGGAATCAGCGAAAGAGTCGCTCTTCTGGGAGGCCGATTGGACATGAAAAACAAGCCCGAGGGCGGATTGCTTCTTCAAGCCGAGATACCTCACCCCAGAGTCGATCTCCCGGTAAAAATGGCGGAAGAACGGTGA
- a CDS encoding sugar-binding protein, whose protein sequence is MAAAADLGLGSDQAIFFVTPVEDVASQIQTMETYIAQGVTGIAIAPSDPSALEPVMRQAEAAGIIVTTLDTPPIAGSISLVYIGTDNYTAGLEAGKTMTELLPNGGVVGISRGSDTALNSLQRTQGFLDAVDEQIVVLEPVTDREDAAQALELANSVLSAHPDLAGAFGVYAYNGPAWATAIKEADRVGLTKLVCFDATTDIINGIKEGVIDATVAQREFDMGYKSVQLIYLIATQGEAAATTQMGVVNGVIDTGVDVITADNLKEYEALLDDKGIPHEWDTIGWEAPEMGDG, encoded by the coding sequence ATGGCGGCCGCTGCCGACCTCGGTTTGGGTTCCGATCAAGCGATTTTCTTCGTGACACCGGTGGAGGACGTCGCATCCCAGATTCAGACGATGGAAACCTACATCGCCCAGGGTGTCACCGGCATTGCCATCGCTCCCTCGGATCCCAGCGCGCTGGAGCCGGTGATGCGGCAGGCGGAAGCGGCGGGAATCATCGTTACGACGCTGGACACACCCCCCATTGCGGGGTCTATCTCATTGGTTTATATCGGCACGGACAACTACACCGCCGGTCTCGAAGCAGGAAAAACGATGACGGAGCTGCTGCCCAACGGTGGGGTTGTGGGGATCAGCCGCGGTTCGGACACGGCATTGAATTCGTTGCAGCGGACGCAGGGGTTCCTGGATGCCGTTGACGAGCAGATCGTTGTGCTTGAGCCCGTCACCGACAGGGAAGACGCGGCGCAGGCGCTGGAATTGGCAAATTCCGTGCTATCTGCGCACCCGGATTTGGCCGGTGCCTTTGGGGTCTATGCCTACAACGGCCCTGCGTGGGCGACGGCGATCAAGGAGGCCGACCGCGTGGGCCTGACGAAGCTCGTTTGTTTCGATGCCACGACGGACATCATTAACGGGATCAAGGAGGGCGTGATCGACGCTACGGTGGCTCAAAGGGAATTCGATATGGGCTACAAGTCGGTACAGTTGATCTATCTCATCGCCACGCAGGGTGAAGCGGCGGCCACGACGCAAATGGGGGTGGTCAACGGCGTCATCGATACCGGCGTGGATGTCATCACGGCGGATAATTTGAAGGAGTACGAGGCACTCCTGGATGATAAAGGCATCCCGCATGAATGGGACACCATCGGCTGGGAAGCGCCGGAGATGGGTGACGGCTAG
- a CDS encoding ABC transporter ATP-binding protein, with protein MTDWVIEAEDLTKVYRMGEFEVHALCGVSMRVKPGEVIAIMGPSGSGKSTLMNILGCLDRPSSGCYKLDGQEIADLSDDELAEIRSHKVGFVFQSFNLLGRQTALTNVELPMRYAGVSNGRRKRAIQALEDVGLGDRIHHRPNELSGGQQQRVAIARALVNNPAIILADEPTGNLDTKSGEEIMDILLDLNEKFSTTLIFVTHDPEIAVRTERVIMLRDGLVESQPG; from the coding sequence ATGACGGATTGGGTCATCGAAGCCGAAGACCTGACCAAAGTCTATCGAATGGGCGAATTCGAAGTACACGCACTATGCGGCGTGTCGATGCGCGTCAAGCCGGGAGAAGTGATCGCCATCATGGGACCTTCCGGCTCGGGGAAAAGCACGCTGATGAACATCCTGGGGTGCCTCGATCGTCCGAGCAGTGGCTGTTACAAGCTCGATGGGCAGGAGATCGCCGATTTGAGTGACGATGAATTGGCGGAAATCCGCAGTCATAAAGTAGGTTTCGTTTTCCAGAGTTTCAACCTTTTGGGACGCCAGACCGCACTGACGAACGTCGAGCTGCCCATGCGTTACGCCGGCGTTTCCAACGGCAGGCGGAAACGTGCGATCCAGGCGCTGGAAGACGTCGGCCTGGGCGACCGCATCCACCACCGGCCGAACGAACTTTCCGGTGGCCAGCAGCAGCGGGTGGCCATCGCCCGGGCACTGGTCAATAATCCGGCGATCATTCTGGCCGACGAACCCACGGGCAACCTGGATACGAAGTCGGGCGAGGAAATCATGGACATCTTGCTCGATCTCAACGAGAAATTCTCGACGACCCTGATTTTCGTGACTCACGATCCCGAGATCGCGGTACGGACAGAACGCGTGATCATGCTGCGGGATGGATTGGTCGAAAGTCAACCGGGTTGA
- a CDS encoding ATP-binding cassette domain-containing protein, giving the protein MDDTAARVEMHDIRKNFGAIQALRGVDLTLRRGEVLGLVGDNAAGKSTLMKVLSGAHVPDGGRIFIDGRQVWFGNPEDSRALGIEMVYQDFALVDNLDVAANMFLGREYIRWGFGPVRLLDKRTMELESLRLIEDLRIDIDCVSLKVRHLSGGQRQAVAISRVTAFDARIIIMDEPTAALNVISVGKVLELIRQLKSQGCSIIIISHRLEDIHQVGDRVMVLRHGRKVCDRPIQGDIHAFRERVVAYMIGARDDYSVNLDE; this is encoded by the coding sequence GTGGATGATACGGCCGCACGCGTCGAGATGCACGATATTCGCAAGAACTTCGGAGCCATCCAGGCGCTTCGCGGCGTGGATTTGACTCTTAGGCGCGGCGAGGTGCTTGGCCTTGTGGGCGATAATGCGGCTGGGAAATCCACGCTGATGAAGGTGCTCAGCGGTGCGCACGTTCCAGACGGGGGACGAATATTTATCGATGGCCGCCAGGTGTGGTTCGGGAATCCGGAAGACTCGCGGGCATTGGGCATCGAAATGGTCTATCAGGATTTTGCATTGGTGGACAATCTGGATGTGGCGGCGAACATGTTCCTGGGACGTGAATATATCCGCTGGGGATTTGGCCCCGTTCGGCTGCTCGACAAACGCACGATGGAACTGGAATCGTTGCGTCTGATCGAGGACCTCAGGATCGACATCGATTGCGTGAGTCTGAAGGTCAGGCATTTATCGGGAGGTCAACGACAGGCGGTCGCCATCAGTCGTGTGACGGCTTTCGATGCCAGGATCATCATCATGGATGAGCCAACCGCGGCTCTGAACGTCATCTCTGTGGGAAAGGTGCTGGAACTGATCCGCCAGCTAAAATCTCAGGGCTGTTCTATCATCATCATCAGTCACCGCCTGGAGGATATCCATCAGGTCGGCGATCGCGTGATGGTCTTGCGTCATGGACGGAAGGTATGTGATCGGCCCATTCAAGGGGACATCCATGCGTTTCGTGAGCGAGTGGTGGCGTACATGATCGGTGCCAGGGACGATTACTCCGTCAATCTCGATGAATGA